A genome region from Candidatus Neomarinimicrobiota bacterium includes the following:
- the rpsD gene encoding 30S ribosomal protein S4, producing the protein MARYRGPRGKICRRLDYAAFESPKFINPKKNYPPGEHGPTHRRRLSEYGIQMREKQRIKYTYGVLERQFRNYFKRADRQEGKTGDNLMRMLESRLDNVVYRLGFAPTRRAARQIVSHKHVLVNDSVVNIPSYQVKPGDVIRIREKSKRLDLILDSVKKVRGENTLSWLKLDKAKLSGEILHIPEREEIPQDFNEQLVVELYSK; encoded by the coding sequence ATGGCAAGATATCGTGGCCCAAGAGGAAAGATCTGTCGTCGTTTGGATTATGCGGCTTTTGAATCTCCGAAATTTATCAATCCAAAGAAAAATTATCCCCCCGGAGAACACGGCCCCACCCATCGACGCCGCCTCTCAGAATATGGTATTCAAATGCGCGAAAAACAGCGTATCAAATATACGTACGGTGTATTGGAACGTCAGTTCAGAAACTATTTTAAACGGGCTGACCGACAGGAAGGGAAAACCGGCGACAACCTGATGAGAATGCTGGAAAGCCGCCTTGATAATGTGGTTTACCGACTGGGTTTTGCACCCACACGGCGCGCTGCACGGCAGATTGTCTCACATAAACATGTCCTGGTGAATGATTCCGTGGTCAATATTCCGTCCTATCAGGTTAAACCCGGTGATGTGATTCGCATCCGCGAAAAAAGTAAACGCCTGGATCTAATCCTGGATTCCGTCAAAAAGGTTCGCGGTGAAAATACCCTGAGCTGGTTGAAACTGGATAAAGCGAAATTAAGTGGCGAAATTCTTCATATCCCTGAACGGGAAGAAATCCCTCAGGACTTTAATGAACAATTGGTCGTCGAATTGTATTCTAAATAA
- a CDS encoding DNA-directed RNA polymerase subunit alpha: MPNFQIPEQIKIDEDVMHERFGRFILEPLERGFGITIGNALRRVLLSSIPGSAVTALRIEGVLHEFSTIDGVIEDVTLIILNLKKVRIRLTNSKPVKLTLKLQGPAEITAGMLSGGNPNVEIMNPDQHIMTIEEEKNLSLDLWIGRGRGYFTADNNKTADAPLDTIWIDSIFSPIVKVNYFVEKLQSGVKEDLEKLILEVTTDGTMTPQDAISYSSKLLADHLKPFFALQSTDVIEPEQQIDEDKMRIRKQLMRSIDELELSVRSYNCLQAAEIKTIADLVSKEENEMLRFKNFGRKSLNELIEKLDELGLRFGMDISEYVKDVNKK, encoded by the coding sequence ATGCCCAATTTTCAAATACCTGAACAAATAAAAATTGATGAAGACGTTATGCATGAGCGCTTTGGCCGGTTCATTCTGGAACCCCTTGAAAGGGGATTCGGAATCACTATCGGAAATGCACTTCGGCGCGTCCTCCTCTCGTCTATACCCGGCTCAGCTGTGACAGCACTGCGGATTGAAGGCGTCCTTCATGAGTTTTCAACCATTGACGGAGTGATCGAAGATGTGACCCTGATTATCCTGAATCTTAAGAAAGTCCGCATCCGTCTGACAAATTCCAAGCCTGTCAAGTTGACCCTCAAATTGCAGGGACCTGCAGAAATTACTGCGGGAATGCTTAGTGGTGGAAACCCGAATGTGGAAATCATGAATCCCGATCAGCATATTATGACGATTGAGGAAGAAAAAAACCTGAGCCTGGATCTGTGGATCGGACGAGGTAGAGGGTATTTTACGGCCGATAACAATAAAACCGCCGATGCTCCCCTGGATACAATCTGGATTGATTCTATTTTCTCACCTATTGTAAAGGTCAACTATTTTGTAGAAAAACTCCAATCCGGCGTAAAAGAAGATCTGGAAAAGCTGATCCTGGAAGTAACAACGGACGGAACCATGACACCTCAGGATGCCATTTCCTATTCCTCTAAACTTCTGGCTGATCACCTGAAACCTTTCTTCGCTCTCCAGTCCACCGATGTGATTGAACCGGAACAGCAGATTGATGAAGACAAAATGCGGATACGGAAACAACTGATGCGGAGTATTGATGAACTGGAACTCTCTGTCCGGTCTTACAATTGCCTTCAGGCTGCTGAAATTAAAACCATTGCCGATCTGGTATCCAAAGAAGAAAACGAAATGCTCCGGTTCAAGAATTTTGGCCGGAAATCCCTGAATGAACTCATCGAGAAACTGGACGAACTGGGACTTCGTTTTGGTATGGATATTTCTGAATATGTTAAAGATGTAAACAAGAAGTGA
- the rplQ gene encoding 50S ribosomal protein L17, whose translation MRHVKRGRKLGRTPSHRKAMLQNMAASLILHKQIKTTEAKAKEARRLVERLITYAKKDTTHYRRLAFAQLRNKEAVKILFEEIAPVYMNRNGGYTRILKLGQRPNDAAKVVLFQLVDMVGSDTDKKKKSPKKTAAAKKEKAKKSSKETTITEKTETEKNEPKKAEPETAEAKEEIPAEEATESDDKSSGEDTKS comes from the coding sequence ATGAGACACGTAAAAAGAGGACGTAAATTAGGGCGTACCCCCAGTCACAGAAAAGCGATGCTCCAGAATATGGCGGCATCTCTGATTCTCCATAAACAGATTAAAACAACGGAAGCAAAAGCGAAAGAAGCCCGGCGCCTTGTGGAGCGGTTGATTACATATGCTAAAAAGGATACAACCCATTACCGCCGCCTGGCATTTGCACAGCTTCGGAATAAAGAAGCCGTGAAAATTCTCTTCGAAGAAATTGCTCCGGTATATATGAACCGCAACGGAGGATATACCCGTATTCTCAAACTTGGGCAACGCCCCAACGATGCTGCGAAAGTTGTTCTGTTTCAATTGGTAGATATGGTGGGTTCGGACACGGATAAAAAGAAGAAATCACCTAAAAAAACTGCTGCAGCTAAGAAAGAAAAAGCGAAAAAAAGCAGTAAGGAAACAACAATAACGGAAAAAACGGAAACTGAAAAGAACGAACCCAAAAAAGCAGAACCTGAAACGGCAGAAGCAAAAGAAGAAATACCTGCGGAAGAAGCAACAGAGTCTGATGACAAATCTTCCGGGGAAGATACAAAATCATAA
- a CDS encoding family 10 glycosylhydrolase: MREDLADQKRIDQFLKNAKTLGFTDLFVQVRSRGDAMYHSKYVETSPMVGNRDFDPLKYVCSEGHKKGLKIHAWFNTYVLYSNRSEDPPDLHLLSIFPEWIEWDENAVSDLDKLKSSGNHHLFEGVYLSPLHPQVNRYLLVLMKELISEYNIDGLHLDYIRYQGPGFGYNPDGMDAFYKKYGVNPRLFMKDAPLWNDSESYKLFKKLYDQYRRDAINKLLKDLSDFNRQLNIPVVLSAAVKPSPAAAKNDFYQDWAEWLKQGWLDYAIPMNYATRDQVYRENLLEIKDMLPSQYTRQVWIGNGIWNQNYPEFEKQAAIAKSLNFPHYVIFSYNVLKADKVYFSRIKTFNHQD; this comes from the coding sequence TTGCGCGAAGACCTTGCAGATCAAAAACGGATTGATCAGTTTCTGAAAAATGCAAAAACTCTGGGTTTTACCGATCTCTTTGTTCAGGTCCGAAGCAGAGGGGATGCCATGTATCACAGTAAATATGTGGAAACATCCCCCATGGTCGGAAACCGGGATTTTGACCCCCTGAAATATGTCTGTTCGGAAGGTCATAAAAAAGGGCTGAAAATTCATGCCTGGTTTAATACCTATGTCCTCTATTCAAATCGTTCTGAAGATCCGCCGGACCTTCATCTGTTATCCATTTTTCCTGAATGGATCGAATGGGATGAAAATGCTGTCAGCGACCTTGATAAACTCAAGTCTTCCGGTAATCACCATCTTTTCGAAGGGGTTTATTTGTCACCCCTTCATCCCCAAGTGAACCGCTATCTGCTGGTTCTGATGAAAGAATTGATCAGTGAATATAATATTGACGGTCTTCATCTGGACTATATCCGGTATCAGGGCCCGGGATTCGGTTATAATCCTGATGGGATGGATGCCTTCTATAAAAAATATGGTGTGAATCCCCGCCTTTTTATGAAGGATGCACCATTGTGGAATGATTCTGAATCCTATAAGCTGTTTAAAAAACTTTACGACCAGTATCGACGGGATGCGATTAATAAGCTCCTGAAAGATCTCTCTGATTTCAACAGACAATTGAATATCCCTGTAGTACTCTCAGCTGCTGTGAAACCCTCTCCGGCAGCAGCGAAAAATGACTTTTACCAGGACTGGGCAGAGTGGTTGAAACAGGGCTGGCTGGATTATGCCATTCCTATGAACTATGCAACACGGGACCAGGTGTATCGTGAAAATCTTCTGGAAATCAAGGATATGTTGCCCTCGCAATATACACGTCAGGTTTGGATTGGCAACGGGATCTGGAATCAGAACTATCCCGAGTTTGAAAAACAGGCTGCAATTGCCAAATCTCTGAACTTTCCACACTATGTCATTTTTTCCTATAATGTTTTAAAAGCCGATAAAGTATATTTTAGCAGGATAAAAACATTTAACCATCAGGATTGA
- a CDS encoding imidazolonepropionase has product MKTVLKNIGQLVTWDEDKGQMVILENQDLEIALDRIFSVGASIKTKDAREVNCLNCVVTPAFIDPHTHPVFADMRRKEFELRVQGADYETIAAAGGGILNSVASLRKISEDELFDRSLPRVKRFLEYGTATIEAKSGYGLTKDDELKSLRVIRRLNEALSLDLIPTFLGAHEIPEEYRDQREKYIRLITDEMIPAVAEEKLAVYCDVFTEKTVFSRDETDKIFAAAQAHGLRLRIHADEFSAIGGTELAVSRHADSADHLMRVSEEGIRALKNSHTTAIVLPGTTFFLGKTEYAPARRMWDEGVRVALATDFNPGSSMTQNLSVILTLACVYMHLTPLEAIQAVTWHSACSLGLESDRGILAPGKRADIAVWNVRDYRDLAYWYGMNHLKMLFKNGVREEYA; this is encoded by the coding sequence ATGAAAACTGTGTTAAAAAATATCGGACAATTGGTCACATGGGATGAGGATAAGGGTCAAATGGTGATCCTGGAAAATCAGGATCTGGAAATTGCATTGGACCGGATTTTTTCTGTGGGGGCGTCCATTAAAACAAAGGATGCCAGGGAAGTGAATTGTCTCAACTGTGTAGTAACGCCGGCTTTTATTGATCCTCATACACATCCTGTGTTTGCTGATATGAGGCGGAAAGAATTCGAATTGCGGGTTCAGGGCGCCGATTATGAAACTATTGCCGCTGCCGGCGGAGGGATTTTAAACAGTGTGGCATCCCTGCGGAAAATTTCCGAAGACGAATTGTTTGACAGATCCCTTCCCCGGGTCAAAAGATTCCTGGAATATGGAACAGCGACAATTGAAGCAAAAAGCGGGTATGGGCTGACTAAAGACGATGAATTGAAATCTCTCCGGGTGATACGCCGCCTGAATGAAGCCCTCTCTCTGGATCTTATCCCCACCTTTTTGGGAGCTCATGAAATCCCGGAGGAATATAGGGATCAGCGAGAAAAGTATATCCGTCTTATTACAGATGAAATGATCCCTGCCGTGGCCGAAGAAAAATTGGCGGTCTATTGTGATGTCTTTACGGAAAAAACTGTTTTTTCCCGGGACGAGACGGATAAAATATTTGCCGCCGCTCAGGCTCACGGCCTTCGGCTGAGAATTCATGCCGATGAATTTTCAGCGATCGGGGGGACTGAATTGGCAGTGTCGCGACATGCCGATTCGGCCGATCATCTGATGCGGGTTTCAGAAGAAGGAATCCGGGCTTTAAAAAACAGCCATACTACAGCAATTGTTTTACCGGGAACTACTTTTTTTCTGGGTAAAACTGAATATGCACCAGCCCGGAGAATGTGGGATGAAGGTGTAAGGGTTGCCCTTGCCACCGATTTTAATCCCGGCAGTTCCATGACCCAGAATCTCTCCGTCATTCTTACATTGGCCTGTGTTTATATGCATCTGACACCCCTTGAAGCTATCCAGGCAGTGACCTGGCACAGTGCCTGCTCCCTTGGACTGGAATCAGACAGGGGGATTCTGGCTCCGGGAAAGCGTGCCGATATCGCCGTTTGGAATGTCCGGGATTATCGGGATTTGGCCTATTGGTATGGTATGAACCATCTGAAGATGCTTTTTAAAAATGGTGTCCGGGAAGAATATGCTTGA
- a CDS encoding DUF350 domain-containing protein: MLSFVERIAEMGYAILWAITASIGFAFGVGLAIKVFDWLSTDIDEWEEIKKGNIGVALIFVAMIVVIGLLIYRVL, encoded by the coding sequence ATGCTAAGTTTTGTAGAAAGAATTGCTGAAATGGGATATGCGATTTTATGGGCTATAACGGCATCCATCGGTTTTGCCTTTGGTGTGGGACTGGCCATTAAGGTCTTTGACTGGCTTTCAACGGACATTGACGAATGGGAAGAGATTAAAAAGGGAAATATCGGTGTCGCCCTCATTTTTGTTGCGATGATTGTCGTAATTGGCCTTTTAATTTATCGTGTCCTCTGA
- a CDS encoding SPOR domain-containing protein, producing MTLILILGLSGLLTASPLDIQDILKGEDSAVLRSYLNVYKEYAAADRDVRLLDIILDTDGLSSARKAQNYIRKYGTEAESNWLLLLLADYYISSGNVVLAGGILDKALRRDPNIAEDRYYILIKSRIDGSLPDAADHSRDKKPAGITLDLNEANKILAQNDVLINRTVQLPGVPDKEPVKQAQKPFLLYHLQIGAFSRKANAENRRDYFLREGYPAVIRVRATESGTMYVVWVGDYPDRESAQSAREFLLKRYSTDSFIVKD from the coding sequence ATGACTCTGATACTTATTTTGGGATTATCAGGGCTTTTGACGGCCTCACCTCTTGATATTCAGGATATCCTGAAAGGAGAAGATTCGGCGGTATTGCGGAGTTATCTGAATGTATACAAAGAATATGCGGCTGCTGATCGGGATGTGCGGCTTCTGGATATCATTTTGGATACAGATGGTCTTTCCTCTGCCCGGAAAGCCCAGAATTATATCCGTAAATATGGCACGGAGGCTGAATCCAACTGGCTTCTTCTGCTGTTGGCGGATTACTATATTTCTTCAGGCAATGTTGTATTGGCCGGAGGAATTCTGGATAAAGCCTTGCGAAGAGACCCAAATATTGCTGAAGACCGGTACTACATTCTTATAAAAAGCCGGATTGATGGAAGTCTTCCCGATGCTGCTGATCACTCCCGGGATAAAAAACCGGCCGGTATTACTCTCGACCTGAATGAAGCCAATAAAATTCTGGCGCAGAATGATGTACTGATTAACCGAACCGTTCAACTGCCGGGCGTCCCGGATAAAGAACCGGTCAAACAAGCACAAAAACCATTCCTGCTCTATCATCTCCAGATTGGTGCTTTTTCCCGTAAAGCCAATGCGGAAAACCGGCGGGATTATTTTCTGCGTGAAGGATACCCGGCTGTAATCCGGGTCCGGGCAACAGAAAGCGGAACTATGTATGTTGTATGGGTCGGTGATTATCCCGACCGCGAAAGCGCCCAAAGCGCCCGGGAATTTCTTTTAAAGCGGTACAGTACGGATAGTTTTATCGTTAAAGACTGA
- the alaS gene encoding alanine--tRNA ligase — protein MKSQELRRSFIDFFVRQHQHTEVPSSPVVPLNDPSLLFTNAGMNQFKPVFLDQAEPVSPRVVNSQKCIRVSGKHNDLEEVGKDDYHHTFFEMLGNWSFGDYYKAEAIAWAWDLLTKEWGFSKDRLFATVYHEDDESYELWKKISGLPSSRILRFGEKDNFWEMGNTGPCGPCSEIHYFRGSMKDGIDTGLVNAGDPRYIELWNLVFMQYFRDEKGILHPLSKKHVDTGAGFERLLCTLNGLQSNYETDLFLDIIREIEFKSGKPYDEGPGGMPHRVIADHLRMLSFSIADGALPSNEGRGYVLRRILRRAARYGKKIGLNAPFIHSLVPLLIRTMGEAFPELEKHSEQITAVIRNEEESFLQTLDRGLAIFEDIVLKANKKGLKTLPGDDVFKLYDTFGFPVDLTRLLAGEKGFTIDEDAFNQHMARQKKRARASGQFKNVSNRPVEWKTFASDADMDETEFVGYESLTCRARLLKAAHAKGQTHLIFDKTPFYAESGGQIGDSGIVVFNRKEYPVKDTRKEGKRFIHIVDETIPLEQLPKTATLQVMEARRLDTARNHTGTHLLHAALRNVLGPHVRQAGSYVGPDNLRFDFNHPRKVSPEELKKIRSLVNEAILHNIPLTVKYMSYQEAVDKGAIALFGEKYGNEVRTIKIGDVSFELCGGTHVQATGDIGYFIILNESSIASGVRRIEAVTGKKAREYLIRWQEIVENLCARLKTEDTSILSKVEDLLEQLKSLEKERDNLKAQQLTESVDDFLKNPMDAGGIPVYTAVVNVDSMDAMKYLGDKAREKLKTGVVIFGTQNDKASQVLCVVTDDLVQKGVHAGNIVKRIGKELGGGGGGRPHMATAGGKISPDLATVLNKAVTFVKRSR, from the coding sequence ATGAAATCTCAGGAACTTCGACGCAGTTTTATCGATTTCTTTGTAAGACAGCACCAACATACGGAAGTCCCCAGTTCGCCGGTGGTTCCACTTAACGATCCATCCCTTCTTTTTACCAATGCCGGTATGAATCAGTTCAAACCGGTATTTCTGGATCAGGCCGAACCGGTTTCTCCCCGGGTGGTAAACTCCCAGAAATGTATCCGGGTCAGCGGAAAACATAACGACCTGGAAGAAGTGGGGAAGGATGACTATCACCACACCTTTTTTGAAATGCTGGGGAATTGGAGTTTTGGAGATTATTATAAAGCGGAAGCGATAGCATGGGCCTGGGATTTATTGACAAAGGAATGGGGATTCTCCAAAGATCGGCTTTTTGCCACGGTGTATCACGAGGATGATGAATCCTATGAATTGTGGAAAAAAATTTCCGGTTTGCCATCTTCAAGAATTCTTCGTTTCGGAGAAAAAGATAATTTCTGGGAAATGGGCAATACAGGTCCCTGCGGTCCCTGCTCTGAAATTCACTATTTCAGGGGCTCCATGAAAGATGGTATCGATACCGGTCTGGTGAATGCAGGCGATCCCCGCTATATCGAATTGTGGAATTTGGTGTTTATGCAGTATTTCCGGGATGAAAAAGGCATTCTTCATCCCCTGTCAAAAAAACATGTGGATACCGGAGCCGGATTTGAACGACTTTTATGCACACTCAACGGTTTGCAAAGTAACTATGAGACCGATCTTTTTCTGGATATTATACGGGAAATCGAATTCAAAAGCGGTAAACCATACGATGAGGGTCCGGGCGGTATGCCCCACAGGGTGATTGCCGATCATTTGAGAATGCTCTCTTTCAGCATTGCCGATGGAGCACTCCCGTCCAACGAGGGACGAGGGTATGTCCTTCGGCGCATCCTTCGCCGGGCGGCACGTTATGGTAAGAAAATCGGGCTGAATGCCCCCTTTATCCATTCACTGGTGCCCCTATTGATCCGGACCATGGGTGAAGCTTTTCCCGAACTGGAAAAACATTCGGAACAGATTACGGCTGTCATAAGGAATGAAGAAGAGTCCTTTCTCCAGACACTGGACCGTGGATTGGCCATTTTTGAAGACATTGTATTAAAGGCTAATAAAAAGGGACTTAAAACACTGCCGGGGGACGATGTATTCAAACTGTACGACACCTTTGGTTTTCCGGTGGATCTTACACGGCTTCTGGCCGGGGAGAAGGGTTTTACCATTGATGAGGATGCTTTCAATCAACACATGGCAAGGCAGAAAAAACGGGCCAGGGCTTCAGGTCAGTTTAAAAATGTATCCAACAGACCCGTGGAATGGAAAACTTTTGCCTCTGATGCCGATATGGATGAAACAGAATTTGTAGGGTATGAAAGTCTGACCTGCCGGGCAAGACTTTTAAAGGCTGCCCATGCAAAGGGACAAACACACCTGATTTTTGACAAGACTCCATTTTATGCCGAATCCGGCGGACAGATCGGAGACAGCGGCATTGTGGTTTTTAACAGAAAAGAATATCCCGTCAAGGATACGCGGAAAGAGGGAAAGCGCTTTATCCATATAGTTGATGAAACAATTCCCCTGGAGCAGTTACCGAAGACGGCAACACTTCAGGTTATGGAAGCCCGGCGTCTGGATACGGCACGGAATCATACAGGGACCCACCTGTTGCATGCAGCTCTCCGGAATGTGTTGGGGCCTCATGTCCGTCAGGCCGGCAGCTATGTGGGACCAGATAACCTCCGCTTTGATTTTAATCATCCCCGGAAAGTCTCTCCGGAAGAATTGAAAAAAATCCGGTCACTGGTAAATGAAGCAATTCTCCATAACATCCCTCTCACGGTAAAATATATGTCCTATCAGGAAGCCGTGGACAAAGGGGCCATTGCCCTGTTCGGCGAAAAATATGGCAATGAAGTCCGAACAATCAAAATCGGAGATGTGTCTTTTGAACTTTGTGGAGGGACTCACGTTCAGGCAACGGGTGATATTGGTTATTTTATCATCCTGAATGAAAGCAGTATTGCCAGCGGAGTCCGGCGGATTGAAGCTGTGACAGGCAAAAAGGCCCGGGAATATCTGATCCGCTGGCAGGAAATTGTGGAAAATCTCTGTGCCCGTCTGAAAACGGAGGATACCTCCATCCTGTCAAAAGTAGAGGATCTGCTGGAACAACTAAAATCCCTGGAAAAGGAAAGGGACAACCTGAAAGCGCAGCAGTTGACGGAATCAGTCGACGATTTTCTGAAAAATCCCATGGATGCCGGGGGAATTCCGGTCTATACAGCTGTTGTGAATGTGGATTCCATGGATGCAATGAAATATCTTGGAGACAAGGCCCGGGAAAAATTGAAGACGGGAGTTGTCATTTTTGGTACCCAAAATGATAAAGCAAGTCAGGTCTTGTGTGTGGTCACCGATGATCTGGTGCAGAAGGGTGTGCACGCAGGAAACATCGTAAAGCGGATCGGAAAGGAGCTGGGTGGCGGCGGCGGTGGACGTCCTCATATGGCAACTGCAGGCGGGAAAATATCTCCGGATCTGGCCACGGTCCTGAATAAAGCAGTTACATTTGTAAAGAGAAGCAGGTGA
- the gcvPB gene encoding aminomethyl-transferring glycine dehydrogenase subunit GcvPB yields the protein MDQKLLIELSSDGKNGVRFPACDVNEQKLEDMFPSDYLRKSPPALPQVSIPEVVRHFVNLSAMNHHVDKAMYPLGSCTMKYNPKINEAVAGMPGFTEIHPLQSPQTVQGALKIYKDVEKFLCAITGMDGFTLQPAAGSHGELTGVMIMRQYHRKKGNRKKVILIPDSAHGTNPASVTIGGYEARKVKSTAEGLVDIKDLKAKISDDVAGFMLTNPNTVGLFEENVQEISRLIHEVDGLMYMDGANMNALLGIVKTSRAGFDITHLNLHKTFSTPHGGGGPGSGPIGVNEKLLPFLPIPVVREKDGIYNFDWDLPESIGKIHSFWGNFGVILRAWAYIRMLGEEGLKRVSRGAIINANYLKTRLEKTYQLPYTKTPMHECVFSGDRQKAKGARTLDIAKRLLDYGVHAPTIYFPLIVHEALMIEPTETESKASLDYFADVMLKIDQEIDEDPEIVTRAPYTTPVSRLDEGKANRELNICWQDIHKGE from the coding sequence ATGGATCAAAAATTGTTGATTGAATTGTCAAGTGACGGGAAAAACGGTGTCCGTTTTCCTGCCTGTGATGTAAACGAGCAGAAACTTGAGGACATGTTTCCTTCGGACTATTTGCGTAAATCACCACCGGCCTTGCCCCAGGTGAGTATCCCCGAAGTGGTTCGGCATTTTGTGAATCTGTCTGCCATGAATCACCATGTGGATAAAGCCATGTATCCCCTGGGATCCTGTACAATGAAATATAACCCGAAAATCAATGAAGCCGTTGCCGGTATGCCCGGCTTCACGGAGATTCACCCTTTGCAATCCCCCCAAACAGTGCAGGGAGCCCTGAAAATTTATAAGGATGTGGAAAAGTTCCTCTGTGCCATTACCGGCATGGACGGTTTTACACTCCAGCCGGCAGCCGGTTCACATGGTGAACTAACGGGTGTGATGATCATGCGGCAGTACCACCGGAAAAAAGGAAACCGGAAAAAAGTCATTCTGATTCCTGATTCAGCCCATGGGACCAATCCGGCATCTGTTACCATTGGCGGGTATGAGGCGCGGAAGGTGAAATCCACGGCTGAAGGATTGGTGGATATTAAAGATCTGAAAGCTAAAATATCGGATGATGTGGCTGGTTTTATGTTGACCAATCCCAATACCGTGGGACTTTTTGAAGAAAATGTTCAGGAAATCAGCCGCCTGATTCATGAAGTGGATGGTCTGATGTACATGGACGGTGCCAATATGAATGCTTTACTGGGCATTGTGAAAACAAGCCGTGCCGGTTTTGACATTACGCATCTGAATCTGCATAAAACTTTTTCAACCCCCCATGGCGGTGGAGGTCCCGGCAGCGGTCCCATTGGAGTAAATGAAAAACTCTTGCCCTTTTTACCAATTCCTGTCGTCCGGGAAAAAGACGGGATATACAATTTTGACTGGGATTTGCCTGAATCCATTGGAAAAATCCACTCCTTTTGGGGGAACTTCGGGGTTATCCTGAGGGCTTGGGCCTATATCCGGATGTTAGGGGAGGAGGGACTTAAACGGGTGTCCAGGGGAGCCATTATCAATGCCAATTATCTTAAAACCCGGCTTGAAAAAACCTATCAACTTCCTTATACCAAAACACCCATGCATGAATGTGTATTTTCCGGTGACCGTCAGAAGGCAAAGGGAGCCCGGACACTGGATATTGCCAAACGGCTTCTCGATTACGGAGTTCACGCTCCGACCATCTATTTTCCACTTATTGTTCATGAAGCGCTTATGATTGAACCTACGGAAACGGAAAGTAAAGCATCTCTCGACTATTTTGCCGATGTGATGCTGAAAATTGATCAGGAAATTGACGAAGATCCTGAAATCGTTACCCGTGCTCCCTATACAACGCCTGTATCCCGTCTGGATGAAGGAAAAGCCAACAGGGAACTGAATATTTGCTGGCAGGATATACACAAGGGAGAATAA